The window TCCAAATTTCAGGAAATCTTTATTTTGTTCGTTGATATTCCACTCAAACTGGAATCTTGGCTGGATAACGAAAGATTTGATCTTATTATCTGTTCTGATCCCCATTTCATCAAGTAATTTCTGATTGAGCTCTGCTTTTGGATACCCGCCATAATCTAACCTCAAACCAGCCATTAAATCTAATCCTTTGGCTATTTTAGTCTGAAATTGTCCATAAACACCAATATTCCAGATATTAGATCTCACTGACGGATCATCCATTAAAGGAACTTCCCTATAATACCTGTAAGGTTTAAGATTATCAAAATTATCAAGACTGCTTATCTTTTTATCCGGATCATCCTTGAAATGAAATCTTCCGTTTACTTCACTTCCATACACCGATTTTGAAGTGGTAAACATGAGATCAGCACCGAAAGTATATTTTACTTTATCCGTATTGTAATATAAGTTATCTACGATCTGGAATACATTATTTCTAAAACTTTCCTGGGCAAAACGGTGTCCGCCGATCTGGATATTTGTAGATCCGGCACTTGATGCCACTCCTTCTACAATAGCTCTTGGTACAGGTCTTCCTAATTCATCATTTTGATAACTGTTTTGGAAGGTATACAAATACTGAGCTTTCAATTCATTGGTTAAATTAGGCTTTAGGTTTGACCTTAAAGTCAATAATAAGCTATTGTCAAGGTTTTTATCATTCCCGTAAGATTCAAAGAAGTTGATACTGGTATTATCTCCTAAACCGTTTTTATTGAGATCATAAGTGAAATTATTTCTCAATGTCAACAAATGCTTCTCATTGATCTGCCAGTCTAAACGTAAAAATGCAGCATCAGAGTTTCTTACTTTATCAAAGCTTCCAAACTGAGGCGTATTTCCTACTCCATACTTAGCTCTTGCAATGTCTAAAAACTTATTAAGTGTTTCTGTTGTGGTATTAAATCTCTTTTCATCCTCCTTAGACCTGATATCTGCAATAATCAAAGGTCTTGAATCTAACTGATGATCCCATGCTACGAAAAAGTGCAATTTATTTTTGATGACAGGTCCCCCCAAAGAGAATCCGAACTGAGAAGTAGAGAAATCATTCTGTCTTTTGTTTCCTCTGATGTCATAAGGGCTGGAAAGCCAGTTGGCTCTTAAATACTCCCATGCACTTCCGGAAAATTTATTGGTACCGGATTTGGTAACGGCACTTACCGTTCCGCCACCGCTTCTCCCCAAGGTTACATCATATTGGTTGGTCGTAATTTTAAATTCACGTACTGCTTCAATGGAGATAGAGAAAGGCGCCCCGCTTCGACTGGTTGTAGATCCTGCAGAAGTTGGATTTTTAGCCGTCATTCCGTCAATAGTAAAGTTAGTAGAAGATCCCAGCTGTCCGGAAAGATTTCCTCCTTTTCCACTTAGAGGAGACAGTTCCGTAAGATTGGTAAAATTTCTTCCATTCACAGGAAGGATACCGATATTCTTTGCAGAGATCGCTGTAGCAGCCCCCAGGTTTCCGATCTTGTTCTTCAGGTTTCCGGTAATTCTTACTTCTTCAATATGCTTTTCATTACCCAAATCCATGTTTACAGTCACCTGATCACCAAAGTTCACATTGAACCCTTCTTTCTTATCTTCATTTACAATAACTGTATATGGCCCGCCAAGAGGAATCTCCTTAAAGATATATTCCCCTTTTGAGTTCGTTTCTGTTTCCGTTCTGAACCCTGTAGATTCATTGACGATGGTCACTTTCACTTTTTCCTGAGCGGAACTTCCCGGTCCGGTTACTTTTCCTACAATGGAAGCCTGCGTAGTCTGTGCATACGCCATTGTTCCTAATCCTAAAAACAATAACCCCAGTACAATCTTTACTTTTCTCATGACATTAAATTAGATGTGCAAAGGTATTTTGACTTTGATAGGCTTCTGTTTAAGGGAGTTTTAACATTTTTTTAATTAAATTGGAACGTTATGTTAAATAATTTTAAACAACTGTTTTATTTTGTACAGGATCAGTTGATTGAAGCATGTTACGGATTATTAATTTTCCGGTAATATTTAATTCCGTTATTTTTTAAATGAAATTATGTCATGGTTCTGAGCTTTATATTTTTAACGCAGAATTCACAAAGACTTTTATTTTGATGAGTTGTATACGTTCGCAATCGCATTAATACTCAGCTAAGAGATCTGTAGTATATATCCTTATAAAGCCGAAAATTCTATTTAAAAATGCTTATGTATTCTTTTCCGTTTAAAATTTTCGCTTCAAATTTCCACTACTTTAGTTATTTTTGCTCAAAAGATATAAACCTGATGTCTGAAAACATTCAACAAAAAATAGAACAGCTCCGCAAAGAGCTGCACCAGCATAACGAAAGCTACTACCTTCTGGATACTCCTACCATTACAGATTACGAATTTGACATGTTACTGGAGCAACTTCAGGATCTGGAAGCCAAGCACCCTGAGTTTTATGATGAAAACTCACCTTCAATGCGTGTAGGAGGCGGCATTACAAAGGTATTCCCTACCATCCAGCACAAATTCAGAATGTACTCTCTGGATAATTCTTATGATTTTGATGATCTGGAAGACTGGGAAAAAAGGATTATTAAAACTATTGATGACCCTGTAGAATTTGTAGCTGAATTAAAGTATGACGGAGCATCTATCTCCATTCTTTATGAAAACGGGAAACTTACCCAAGCTGTAACTCGTGGTGATGGTTTTCAAGGAGATGAAATCACTCCGAACGTACGTACCATCTCGGATATTCCATTGACGTTAAAAGGGGACTTCCCTTCGCAATTCTTTATGCGCGGTGAGATTTATTTAACGAGAAAGAATTTTGATAAGCTTAATCAACTTCGTGAAGAGGAAGGATTAGATCCATTCATGAATCCTAGAAATACAGCAAGTGGAAGTTTAAAAATGCAGGATAGTGCTGAGGTAAGAAAACGTTCTCTTTCTTCTGTATTATATCAGTATATTTCTGATGAAACTCCTGCGGAAACTCATTGGGAATTATTGCAAAAGGCACAAAGCTGGGGGTTCAAAACCTCACAACAGGCAAAACTTTGTAAAACCCTGGATGAGGTAAAGGAATTCATCACTTTCTGGGACACGGAGCGTCATAATCTGCCATTTGAAATTGATGGAATTGTATTAAAGGTTAATTCTTTACAACAACAAAGACAGCTTGGATATACTGCCAAATCTCCGCGTTGGGCTATGGCTTATAAATTTAAGGCTGAAAAGGTAGAAACCGAGCTTCAAAGCGTTTCTTACCAGGTAGGAAGAACCGGAGCGATTACTCCTGTGGCTAACTTAAAACCTGTTTTATTAGCAGGAACGATTGTCAAAAGAGCCTCTTTACATAATGAAGATATCATCAAGAAACTTGATCTTCATGAAAATGATTTTGTCTATGTAGAAAAAGGAGGGGAAATTATTCCGAAGATCGTTGGGGTAAATACGGATAAAAGAACTGATGAAAGCAGAGAAATAGAATATATTAAACACTGCCCGGAATGTGGAACTGAACTGGTAAAAATTGAGGACCAGGCTATCCATTTCTGTCCAAACGAACTTCATTGCCCGCCACAGGTTGTAGGAAGAATGATTCACTACGTTTCCAGAAAGGCTTTAAATATTGATAATCTCGGGAGTGAAACCATCGAACAGCTTTACAGAGAAAAACTGATTGAAAATCCTGCTGATTTCTATGCTTTAACTAAAGAACAGCTTCTCCCATTGGAAAGAATGGCGGAGAAATCTGCTCAGAATATCATTACAGGAATTGAAAAATCTAAGGAAATTCCATTTGAAAAGGTATTGTACGGAATTGGGATCAAGCATGTAGGAGAAACAGTTGCTAAAAAACTGGTGAAAAACTTCCCTACGATTGAGGAATTAAAGAATGCTTCTGTAGAAGAACTTTGCCAGGTAGAAGACATCGGAACTAAAATCGCTTTAAGTATTGAAGAGTTTTTCAAAAACACTGAAAACCTATTGATGATTGAGCGCCTGAAATCTTACGGAGTACAGCTTGAAAAAGGAGAAAGCACCAATGAAGTATTATCTAATGTTTTAGAAGGAAAGACTTTCCTTTTCACTGGTAAATTATCCCTATTTACCAGAGAAGCAGCTGAAGAAATGGTAGAGAATCATGGTGGAAAGAATATTTCTGCCGTTTCTAAAAACCTTAACTATCTTGTGGTTGGGGAAAAAGCAGGAAGCAAGCTGAAAAAAGCTCAGGATATCGGAACAATTGAAATTTTGGATGAGCAACAGTTTCTGGATTTGATTGAGAAACAGTAAAGAATTTACATACCAACTTACATGATAATAGGCTGCGAAGAGTTTTCGCAGCCTTTATTGTTTTCAAAGCTTATAAAGCACTCAAAATCAAGTAGAAAAATAGCATTAAAAAAAACATCAAAGTAATTCTTTAAAAGTTTACATTTGCTGAAAATTAAACTAACCCATGAAAAAAATTTACTTAGTCCTTCTCATGACTATGTTTTCCGCTCTGCAAGCGCAGATTGTTAATATTCCTGATGCCAATTTCAAAAGTATTCTGCTATCTAATGTACCTAATGCTTTTTTGGCCTATGATCTTATGAATAGTCCCACTATCATTGATAAAAACCATGATGGAGAAATTCAATTATCTGAAGCAGCCAATATTACAAAACTAAACATCCAAGTAATTAATTTTCCGGCTAATTATTCTCAACTATTCAACAACCTCGTTTCAATGGAAGGAATACAAAGCTTTACCAATCTGACTTCTCTTGATATAGATGGTCTTCCATTATTACAAACCTTAGATTTGAGTAATAATACCCTATTATATAACCTGGAAGTTAGCAGATGCTATGTTCTTTCATCATTAAACCTTCAAGGGTGCAGCCAGCTACATGATATGGATATCTTTTACAGTAAGATAGCTTCCATTAATTTATCCGGACTAACCAACTTATATCAAGTGAATATGTCGCTATGTCAACTTGAGAATATCTATTTGAATAATAATACGAATCTCAACTCCTTAAACTTAGCAGTGAATAATCTGCAGACAATACCTATAAATCAAACCCCTAATTTAAAATTTCTGACCCTTACACAAAACCAAATCAACACACTTGATTTCAGTGGTTTTCCAAAGTTAGAAGCCTTGGGGGTAGGTACCAATAAGTTTACCACCATTGATTTGTCACAAAATAAAAACCTTACGAGCTTTTATTGTGATAAAAATCCTTTTCTTCAGTCATTGTTCATTAAAAATGGAATTCATAACTTCGATTCTACTTCTATTTATCCTTCAAGCTTCACAGATACTCCAAACCTTGTTTACATCTGTGCTGATGATTTTGAAATTCCTAACATTATTTCTTTATTACCATCTGCAAATACGTGTGTTGTCAACTCATACTGTTCATTTACTCCTGGAGGTATATTTTACAACATCCAGGGAAATACCAAAGTAGATGCCAATAATAATGGCTGTGATGCCAATGATGCCAACAAAGCTTTCCAAAAGTTCAGCATAACAGGAGGTGGAATTACAGGAACTATGATTGCCAATACATCCGGAGATTTTTCTCTTTCAGTACAGCCAGGCAGCCATACAATGACTCCTATTCTTGAAAATCCTGCGTACTTTACTATTTCCCCTTCAAGCATTACTGCCACTTTCCCTCAACAGACAAGTCCATTTATTCAAAATTTCTGTATAACTCCGAATGGTGTTCACAATGATTTAGAAACAGTAATTGTACCTGTAACTGCAGCTTCACCTGGCTTTGAATCAAAATATAAGATTATTTTCAAAAACAAAGGGAATACCACACAATCAGGTACTCTTGTATTTAATTATAATGAGAATATTACTGATTATATGAGTGCTACGCTTTCACCCACCTCTCAATCTTCCGGAACATTGAACTGGAATTTCACCAATCTTCTTCCTTTTGAAACAAGAGAAATCATAGTTACTCTAAAATTAAATACACCTACACAAACTCCTGCAGTGAATGGTGGAGATATTCTTCATTATACAGCACAAATCAACGGGGCTACAGATGAAACGCCAGCTGACAATAATTTTTCTTTAAACCAAACGGTTGTCAATTCTTTTGATCCTAATGATAAAACCTGTCTTGAAGGAACTTCTATTGCACAAACCCAAGTTGGAGACTATGTTCATTACTTAATCCGATTTGAAAATACAGGGACAGCCAATGCCAGAAATATTGTAGTAAAGGATGAAATTGACATTTCAAAGTTTGATATTTCGTCTTTAGTTCCTTTGAAT of the Chryseobacterium capnotolerans genome contains:
- the ligA gene encoding NAD-dependent DNA ligase LigA; its protein translation is MSENIQQKIEQLRKELHQHNESYYLLDTPTITDYEFDMLLEQLQDLEAKHPEFYDENSPSMRVGGGITKVFPTIQHKFRMYSLDNSYDFDDLEDWEKRIIKTIDDPVEFVAELKYDGASISILYENGKLTQAVTRGDGFQGDEITPNVRTISDIPLTLKGDFPSQFFMRGEIYLTRKNFDKLNQLREEEGLDPFMNPRNTASGSLKMQDSAEVRKRSLSSVLYQYISDETPAETHWELLQKAQSWGFKTSQQAKLCKTLDEVKEFITFWDTERHNLPFEIDGIVLKVNSLQQQRQLGYTAKSPRWAMAYKFKAEKVETELQSVSYQVGRTGAITPVANLKPVLLAGTIVKRASLHNEDIIKKLDLHENDFVYVEKGGEIIPKIVGVNTDKRTDESREIEYIKHCPECGTELVKIEDQAIHFCPNELHCPPQVVGRMIHYVSRKALNIDNLGSETIEQLYREKLIENPADFYALTKEQLLPLERMAEKSAQNIITGIEKSKEIPFEKVLYGIGIKHVGETVAKKLVKNFPTIEELKNASVEELCQVEDIGTKIALSIEEFFKNTENLLMIERLKSYGVQLEKGESTNEVLSNVLEGKTFLFTGKLSLFTREAAEEMVENHGGKNISAVSKNLNYLVVGEKAGSKLKKAQDIGTIEILDEQQFLDLIEKQ
- a CDS encoding TonB-dependent receptor, translating into MRKVKIVLGLLFLGLGTMAYAQTTQASIVGKVTGPGSSAQEKVKVTIVNESTGFRTETETNSKGEYIFKEIPLGGPYTVIVNEDKKEGFNVNFGDQVTVNMDLGNEKHIEEVRITGNLKNKIGNLGAATAISAKNIGILPVNGRNFTNLTELSPLSGKGGNLSGQLGSSTNFTIDGMTAKNPTSAGSTTSRSGAPFSISIEAVREFKITTNQYDVTLGRSGGGTVSAVTKSGTNKFSGSAWEYLRANWLSSPYDIRGNKRQNDFSTSQFGFSLGGPVIKNKLHFFVAWDHQLDSRPLIIADIRSKEDEKRFNTTTETLNKFLDIARAKYGVGNTPQFGSFDKVRNSDAAFLRLDWQINEKHLLTLRNNFTYDLNKNGLGDNTSINFFESYGNDKNLDNSLLLTLRSNLKPNLTNELKAQYLYTFQNSYQNDELGRPVPRAIVEGVASSAGSTNIQIGGHRFAQESFRNNVFQIVDNLYYNTDKVKYTFGADLMFTTSKSVYGSEVNGRFHFKDDPDKKISSLDNFDNLKPYRYYREVPLMDDPSVRSNIWNIGVYGQFQTKIAKGLDLMAGLRLDYGGYPKAELNQKLLDEMGIRTDNKIKSFVIQPRFQFEWNINEQNKDFLKFGAGIFSSDINNYMIINNLVFDGKHLATVDVDPATVGLTPDFNSYRNNYGSIPTLAKEQVPTINYTGKDAKIPIVYKANISYTHFFNDRFRAGLAAYMALGRNNYYYYDRNMVANPFFTLDNEGGRGVYVPTSAINGAKIDWKEGRINKNFGRVLELVSDGKVNQFSFVLDTSYRYWKDGEITASYTWSDIKDNTSYNGNVANSATLSTMVQGDPRDLRMSYSDNQFRNKVVIYGNSPTIAGFTLGIRYSGIGGTRFSMTAGGNINGDFVDSNDLAYLFPNIAQSIIDDPNVGKALKDYVSEYNGKIAERNGGKNGFYGVWDLRIAKKIKFDKIGAFELSVDIFNVANLLNKEWGVNESYGNVSMYRIKSFDPVTKRFEYTKNVSGNGLAPLSGNPYQIQIGAKYSF
- a CDS encoding T9SS type A sorting domain-containing protein gives rise to the protein MKKIYLVLLMTMFSALQAQIVNIPDANFKSILLSNVPNAFLAYDLMNSPTIIDKNHDGEIQLSEAANITKLNIQVINFPANYSQLFNNLVSMEGIQSFTNLTSLDIDGLPLLQTLDLSNNTLLYNLEVSRCYVLSSLNLQGCSQLHDMDIFYSKIASINLSGLTNLYQVNMSLCQLENIYLNNNTNLNSLNLAVNNLQTIPINQTPNLKFLTLTQNQINTLDFSGFPKLEALGVGTNKFTTIDLSQNKNLTSFYCDKNPFLQSLFIKNGIHNFDSTSIYPSSFTDTPNLVYICADDFEIPNIISLLPSANTCVVNSYCSFTPGGIFYNIQGNTKVDANNNGCDANDANKAFQKFSITGGGITGTMIANTSGDFSLSVQPGSHTMTPILENPAYFTISPSSITATFPQQTSPFIQNFCITPNGVHNDLETVIVPVTAASPGFESKYKIIFKNKGNTTQSGTLVFNYNENITDYMSATLSPTSQSSGTLNWNFTNLLPFETREIIVTLKLNTPTQTPAVNGGDILHYTAQINGATDETPADNNFSLNQTVVNSFDPNDKTCLEGTSIAQTQVGDYVHYLIRFENTGTANARNIVVKDEIDISKFDISSLVPLNGSHNYVTRITNPNIVEFIFENIQLPFDDANNDGYVAFKIKTKSTLNTGDSFSNTAKIYFDYNAPIVTNTYTTSIASTLATSEVKNNKNTISIYPNPVKDILYIQSPDEVTKAEIYDVAGRLINSMGAKGNSINISDLPKGNYLIKLFLKDKVSVQKFIKE